One stretch of Glycine soja cultivar W05 chromosome 7, ASM419377v2, whole genome shotgun sequence DNA includes these proteins:
- the LOC114417899 gene encoding ATP-dependent DNA helicase DDX11 isoform X1, with amino-acid sequence MEAKEGTPKFPGFPFEPYSIQIDFMNSLYESLNQGGVSMLESPTGTGKTMSVICSALQWVLDRRLQQDEAACGEDRGNGGDGGVGSDDEPDWMRDFVIDKEEKKKEEKCGSVWGKPHSKKKSKEIPKDFRVMGVGEEKGRESLQKKIDAVEIGDKEFLLEEYESEDEKGLGSVVSKRKAVKTSFSSSSEDESGEEEEEEEKKLKVYFCSRTHSQLSQFIKELRRTVFANEMNVVSLGSRKNLCINEEVVALGNSTRINERCLELQKKKKNEATKVKNLKVGAGVCRTKASSGCPMLRKHRVQQEFRNEVSQQGPLDIEDLANLGRTMGACPYYGSRSLVQGADLVVLPYQSLLSKSSRETLGLNLKSNIIIIDEAHNLADSLINMYDSKITSSQLETVHRHVERYFERFRNLLGPANRRYIQTLMVLMRAFLRALLDDKDGNLKDSCRDTAQASEESGACDFTMAINDFLFELNIDNINLVKLLKYIKESNIMHKVNGYGEKVATLAKIPAIHIIGEQAEEGSCISAFQALADILLSLTNNDGDGRIIISRSRSTSFKKQGGYIKYVMLSGEKIFSEIVDEAHAVVLVGGTLQPIEETRERLFPWLPPNQLHFFSCGHIVPPDSIMPIAVTRGPTGRSFDFSFSSRSSPDMMRELGLLLCNLVTVVHEGIVVFFPSFDYENRVYEHWKSSGILERIIKRKCVFREPRNNMDVESVLKEYKDTIDTISVMNSEVNQASHNGAILLAVVGAKLSEGINLSDGMGRCIVMVGLPYPSPSDIELLERIKHIEGFRNLKLPENPSVSSSYDLYSGDVQGGFDILRSCSHRGKEYYENLCMKAVNQSIGRAIRHINDYAAILLVDTRYASDSSKRSFSHPVTKLPQWIKDRFVSSTINYGEVHRLLHQFFKLKKTCCH; translated from the exons ATGGAAGCGAAGGAAGGAACGCCAAAATTCCCAGGGTTTCCTTTCGAACCCTATTCGATTCAGATTGATTTCATGAACAGCTTGTATGAGTCTCTCAATCAAGGTGGCGTGTCTATGTTAGAAAGCCCAACTG GGACTGGGAAGACCATGAGTGTGATTTGCAGTGCCTTGCAATGGGTGCTTGATCGGAGGCTACAACAGGACGAAGCAGCGTGTGGTGAGGATAGAGGGAATGGCGGTGACGGTGGGGTAGGTTCGGATGATGAACCTGATTGGATGAGGGACTTCGTCATCGACaaagaggagaagaagaaggaagagaaatgTGGGTCTGTGTGGGGAAAGCCTCATAGTAAGAAGAAGAGCAAGGAAATTCCTAAGGATTTTAGGGTTATGGGCGTTGGAGAGGAAAAGGGTCGTGAGAGTTTGCAAAAGAAAATTGATGCAGTGGAAATTGGTGATAAGGAGTTTTTGCTAGAGGAATATGAGAGTGAAGATGAGAAAGGCTTAGGGAGTGTGGTGTCCAAGAGGAAGGCTGTTAAAACTTCTTTTAGTTCCTCTAGCGAAGATGAGTCTGGtgaggaagaagaggaagaggagaagaAGTTGAAGGTGTATTTTTGTAGTAGAACTCATTCACAGCTTTCACAGTTCATAAAAGAATTGCGGAGGACAGTTTTTGCCAACGAGATGAATGTTGTGAGTTTAGGTTCGAGGAAAAATCTTTGCATTAATGAAG AAGTAGttgcacttggaaactccacgCGCATAAATGAGCGATGCTTGGAACtccagaagaaaaagaaaaatgaagctACAAAAGTTAAG AACTTGAAAGTAGGTGCAGGGGTATGCAGAACAAAGGCCTCCTCTGGCTGCCCAATGCTTAGAAAACATAGAGTTCAACAAGAATTTAGGAATGAGGTATCTCAACAAGGGCCATTGGATATTGAAGATCTTGCTAATCTTGGAAGAACTATGGGAGCATGCCCATACTATGGTTCTAGAAGCTTGGTTCAGGGAGCTGATCTTGTGGTCCTACCATATCAATCTCTTCTGTCTAAATCATCTCGTGAAACACTTGGTCTGAATTTGAAAtccaatattattataatagatGAGGCTCATAATTTAGCTGATTCACTCATCAACATGTATGACTCCAAGATTACTTCATCACAG TTGGAGACTGTGCACAGACATGTGGAACGGTACTTTGAGAGATTCCGGAATCTTTTGGGACCTGCTAATCGGAGATATATTCAAACTCTGATGGTCCTCATGCGAGCTTTTCTCCGAGCACTACTTGATGATAAAGATGGAAATCTTAAAGATTCTTGCCGTGATACAGCTCAAGCTTCTGAAGAAAGTGGAGCCTGTGATTTTACTATGGCcatcaatgattttttatttgaactaaATATAGACAATATCAACTTGGTCAAACTGTTAAAGTATATAAAGGAAAGTAATATCATGCACAAG GTTAACGGTTATGGAGAAAAGGTGGCTACCTTGGCGAAAATACCTGCAATCCATATAATTGGGGAACAAGCAGAGGAGGGAAGCTGCATATCTGCTTTCCAAGCCTTAGCTGACATATTGCTATCACTGACAAACAATGATGGTGATGGAAGGATAATAATTTCTAGGTCTAGGTCAACAAGCTTCAAGAAGCAAGGAGGATATATTAAGTATGTTATGCTCAGTGGAGAGAAGATTTTTTCAGAG ATTGTAGACGAAGCACATGCTGTTGTATTAGTAGGGGGAACACTTCAACCTATAGAAGAGACAAGGGAGCGACTCTTTCCGTGGTTACCACCAAATCAGTTGCATTTCTTTTCATGTGGTCATATTGTCCCTCCTGATAGCATTATGCCAATTGCAGTTACACGTGGTCCTACTGGACGCTCCTTTGATTTTAGCTTCAGCTCCAGGAGCTCACCAGACATG ATGCGAGAACTTGGTCTTTTGCTATGTAATTTGGTGACTGTGGTTCATGAAGGAATTGTGGTTTTCTTCCCTtcttttgattatgaaaatagaGTCTATGAACATTGGAAATCATCTGGCATCCTTGAAAGGATTATTAAGAGGAAGTGTGTATTTAGGGAGCCTAGAAATAACATGGATGTTGAATCTGTTCTCAAGGAATATAAAGACACCATTGATACAATATCAGTTATGAATTCAGAAGTAAACCAAGCATCTCATAATGGTGCAATACTCCTTGCTGTTGTTGGTGCGAAGTTATCTGAAGGGATCAACTTAAGTGATGGGATGGGCCGATGTATAGTCATGGTTGGACTGCCATATCCTAGCCCATCTGACATTGAGTTGTTGGAGAGGATAAAACACATTGAAGGTTTTCGAAATTTAAAGCTTCCTGAGAATCCTAGTGTTTCTTCCAGTTATGATCTATACAGTGGAGATGTACAAGGTGGTTTTGACATTTTAAGAAGTTGCAGTCACAGAGGAAAAGAGTACTACGAGAATCTCTGCATGAAAGCTGTAAATCAATCAATAG GTAGAGCAATCCGTCACATTAATGACTATGCTGCAATTTTGTTGGTTGACACAAGGTATGCATCTGATTCTTCAAAACGAAGCTTTTCCCACCCAGTAACTAAGCTCCCCCAGTGGATAAAAGATCGTTTTGTTTCTTCTACCATTAACTACGGAGAGGTACATAGGTTGTTgcatcagtttttcaaactcaaGAAAACATGCTGCCATTAG
- the LOC114417899 gene encoding ATP-dependent DNA helicase DDX11 isoform X2 produces the protein MSVICSALQWVLDRRLQQDEAACGEDRGNGGDGGVGSDDEPDWMRDFVIDKEEKKKEEKCGSVWGKPHSKKKSKEIPKDFRVMGVGEEKGRESLQKKIDAVEIGDKEFLLEEYESEDEKGLGSVVSKRKAVKTSFSSSSEDESGEEEEEEEKKLKVYFCSRTHSQLSQFIKELRRTVFANEMNVVSLGSRKNLCINEEVVALGNSTRINERCLELQKKKKNEATKVKNLKVGAGVCRTKASSGCPMLRKHRVQQEFRNEVSQQGPLDIEDLANLGRTMGACPYYGSRSLVQGADLVVLPYQSLLSKSSRETLGLNLKSNIIIIDEAHNLADSLINMYDSKITSSQLETVHRHVERYFERFRNLLGPANRRYIQTLMVLMRAFLRALLDDKDGNLKDSCRDTAQASEESGACDFTMAINDFLFELNIDNINLVKLLKYIKESNIMHKVNGYGEKVATLAKIPAIHIIGEQAEEGSCISAFQALADILLSLTNNDGDGRIIISRSRSTSFKKQGGYIKYVMLSGEKIFSEIVDEAHAVVLVGGTLQPIEETRERLFPWLPPNQLHFFSCGHIVPPDSIMPIAVTRGPTGRSFDFSFSSRSSPDMMRELGLLLCNLVTVVHEGIVVFFPSFDYENRVYEHWKSSGILERIIKRKCVFREPRNNMDVESVLKEYKDTIDTISVMNSEVNQASHNGAILLAVVGAKLSEGINLSDGMGRCIVMVGLPYPSPSDIELLERIKHIEGFRNLKLPENPSVSSSYDLYSGDVQGGFDILRSCSHRGKEYYENLCMKAVNQSIGRAIRHINDYAAILLVDTRYASDSSKRSFSHPVTKLPQWIKDRFVSSTINYGEVHRLLHQFFKLKKTCCH, from the exons ATGAGTGTGATTTGCAGTGCCTTGCAATGGGTGCTTGATCGGAGGCTACAACAGGACGAAGCAGCGTGTGGTGAGGATAGAGGGAATGGCGGTGACGGTGGGGTAGGTTCGGATGATGAACCTGATTGGATGAGGGACTTCGTCATCGACaaagaggagaagaagaaggaagagaaatgTGGGTCTGTGTGGGGAAAGCCTCATAGTAAGAAGAAGAGCAAGGAAATTCCTAAGGATTTTAGGGTTATGGGCGTTGGAGAGGAAAAGGGTCGTGAGAGTTTGCAAAAGAAAATTGATGCAGTGGAAATTGGTGATAAGGAGTTTTTGCTAGAGGAATATGAGAGTGAAGATGAGAAAGGCTTAGGGAGTGTGGTGTCCAAGAGGAAGGCTGTTAAAACTTCTTTTAGTTCCTCTAGCGAAGATGAGTCTGGtgaggaagaagaggaagaggagaagaAGTTGAAGGTGTATTTTTGTAGTAGAACTCATTCACAGCTTTCACAGTTCATAAAAGAATTGCGGAGGACAGTTTTTGCCAACGAGATGAATGTTGTGAGTTTAGGTTCGAGGAAAAATCTTTGCATTAATGAAG AAGTAGttgcacttggaaactccacgCGCATAAATGAGCGATGCTTGGAACtccagaagaaaaagaaaaatgaagctACAAAAGTTAAG AACTTGAAAGTAGGTGCAGGGGTATGCAGAACAAAGGCCTCCTCTGGCTGCCCAATGCTTAGAAAACATAGAGTTCAACAAGAATTTAGGAATGAGGTATCTCAACAAGGGCCATTGGATATTGAAGATCTTGCTAATCTTGGAAGAACTATGGGAGCATGCCCATACTATGGTTCTAGAAGCTTGGTTCAGGGAGCTGATCTTGTGGTCCTACCATATCAATCTCTTCTGTCTAAATCATCTCGTGAAACACTTGGTCTGAATTTGAAAtccaatattattataatagatGAGGCTCATAATTTAGCTGATTCACTCATCAACATGTATGACTCCAAGATTACTTCATCACAG TTGGAGACTGTGCACAGACATGTGGAACGGTACTTTGAGAGATTCCGGAATCTTTTGGGACCTGCTAATCGGAGATATATTCAAACTCTGATGGTCCTCATGCGAGCTTTTCTCCGAGCACTACTTGATGATAAAGATGGAAATCTTAAAGATTCTTGCCGTGATACAGCTCAAGCTTCTGAAGAAAGTGGAGCCTGTGATTTTACTATGGCcatcaatgattttttatttgaactaaATATAGACAATATCAACTTGGTCAAACTGTTAAAGTATATAAAGGAAAGTAATATCATGCACAAG GTTAACGGTTATGGAGAAAAGGTGGCTACCTTGGCGAAAATACCTGCAATCCATATAATTGGGGAACAAGCAGAGGAGGGAAGCTGCATATCTGCTTTCCAAGCCTTAGCTGACATATTGCTATCACTGACAAACAATGATGGTGATGGAAGGATAATAATTTCTAGGTCTAGGTCAACAAGCTTCAAGAAGCAAGGAGGATATATTAAGTATGTTATGCTCAGTGGAGAGAAGATTTTTTCAGAG ATTGTAGACGAAGCACATGCTGTTGTATTAGTAGGGGGAACACTTCAACCTATAGAAGAGACAAGGGAGCGACTCTTTCCGTGGTTACCACCAAATCAGTTGCATTTCTTTTCATGTGGTCATATTGTCCCTCCTGATAGCATTATGCCAATTGCAGTTACACGTGGTCCTACTGGACGCTCCTTTGATTTTAGCTTCAGCTCCAGGAGCTCACCAGACATG ATGCGAGAACTTGGTCTTTTGCTATGTAATTTGGTGACTGTGGTTCATGAAGGAATTGTGGTTTTCTTCCCTtcttttgattatgaaaatagaGTCTATGAACATTGGAAATCATCTGGCATCCTTGAAAGGATTATTAAGAGGAAGTGTGTATTTAGGGAGCCTAGAAATAACATGGATGTTGAATCTGTTCTCAAGGAATATAAAGACACCATTGATACAATATCAGTTATGAATTCAGAAGTAAACCAAGCATCTCATAATGGTGCAATACTCCTTGCTGTTGTTGGTGCGAAGTTATCTGAAGGGATCAACTTAAGTGATGGGATGGGCCGATGTATAGTCATGGTTGGACTGCCATATCCTAGCCCATCTGACATTGAGTTGTTGGAGAGGATAAAACACATTGAAGGTTTTCGAAATTTAAAGCTTCCTGAGAATCCTAGTGTTTCTTCCAGTTATGATCTATACAGTGGAGATGTACAAGGTGGTTTTGACATTTTAAGAAGTTGCAGTCACAGAGGAAAAGAGTACTACGAGAATCTCTGCATGAAAGCTGTAAATCAATCAATAG GTAGAGCAATCCGTCACATTAATGACTATGCTGCAATTTTGTTGGTTGACACAAGGTATGCATCTGATTCTTCAAAACGAAGCTTTTCCCACCCAGTAACTAAGCTCCCCCAGTGGATAAAAGATCGTTTTGTTTCTTCTACCATTAACTACGGAGAGGTACATAGGTTGTTgcatcagtttttcaaactcaaGAAAACATGCTGCCATTAG
- the LOC114417900 gene encoding uncharacterized protein LOC114417900: MLLRETFRKTKAFFNKSFRNFWSFFFGEYQKLPRTLSFNPFLCRVGNARTHTSDQLYSEFYDMLQSDLGRIKMHGNYNMSMSAMEDDAACSRSFMCCAKQSPQKSIHEERAQEKKNKGSSQLSIKEDLKSQNMMNKKAHVLEQKMKAMDMMNAGDLEHVLDIEEALHYYSRLKSPVYLDIVDKFFKDMQSELSVPQPCVSLKPSKERLGPIRLR; encoded by the coding sequence ATGCTGCTAAGAGAAACCTTTCGCAAGACCAAGGCTTTCTTTAACAAAAGCTTCCGAAATTTCTGGTCTTTCTTCTTTGGAGAGTACCAAAAGCTTCCCAGAACTCTTTCCTTTAATCCATTCCTCTGTAGAGTTGGCAATGCAAGAACTCACACAAGCGACCAACTTTACAGTGAGTTTTATGATATGCTGCAGTCTGACCTTGGCAGAATAAAGATGCATGGTAACTACAACATGTCCATGTCAGCAATGGAAGATGATGCTGCATGTTCTAGAAGCTTCATGTGTTGTGCCAAGCAAAGTCCACAAAAGAGTATCCATGAGGAGAGAGCAcaagagaagaagaacaaaGGGAGCTCACAGCTCAGTATAAAAGAGGACTTAAAGTCACAAAACATGATGAACAAGAAAGCTCATGTTTTAGAACAAAAGATGAAGGCAATGGATATGATGAATGCGGGTGATCTGGAGCATGTGCTAGACATAGAAGAGGCTCTCCACTATTATTCGCGCCTCAAGAGCCCTGTCTATTTAGACATTGTGGACAAGTTTTTCAAAGACATGCAATCAGAGTTATCTGTTCCTCAGCCCTGTGTCAGCCTCAAACCATCGAAGGAAAGACTTGGCCCGATCCGGTTGAGATAA
- the LOC114417902 gene encoding kinesin-like protein KIN-13B — MSRQGQRSGATGVHHNRQYSEHYLDASSKWFNNSSSNHIPPLQDYNLYGGGGRMYRSNAQRSFNEYCLDPSTPPRSYAVKKNGNGYGEEDDSPRDFSPGLLDLHSFDTELLPQITSSNLYDSEPYIFGKQPVRARASENNVSNSVAAADNVKSSNVAKIKVVVRKRPLNKKETAKHEEDIIDTVSNSLTVHETKLKVDLTQYVEKHEFVFDAVLNEEVTNDEVYRETVEPIVPIIFQRTKATCFAYGQTGSGKTYTMKPLPLKASRDILRLMHHTYRNQGFQLFVSFFEIYGGKLFDLLNDRKKLCMREDGKQQVCIVGLQEYRVSDVETIKELIEQGNATRSTGTTGANEESSRSHAILQLAIKRSVDGNVSKPPRVVGKLSFIDLAGSERGADTTDNDKQTRIEGAEINKSLLALKECIRALDNDQGHIPFRGSKLTEVLRDSFVGNSRTVMISCISPSSGSCEHTLNTLRYADRVKSLSKGNNSKKDVLSSNFNLKESTTIPLSSINTYTYEDRAADTWPEENDGDEFSSPEDYCEPVKPSWKKNGKVEPYGATDDKFKKPNGQIKWKDIPKVEPKTVHSDDDDLTALLQEEDDLVNAHRKQVEETMNIVREEMNLLVEADKPGNQLDDYIAKLNAILSQKASGIMQLQTRLAHFQKRLKEHNVLASSAGY, encoded by the exons ATGAGCCGGCAGGGGCAGAGATCCGGTGCGACGGGGGTGCACCATAACCGCCAGTACTCCGAACACTATCTCGACGCCTCTTCCAAGTGGTTTAATAACTCTTCCTCCAATCACATTCCTCCTCTTCAG GACTACAATTTGTACGGCGGCGGAGGAAGAATGTATCGGAGCAACGCGCAGAGGAGCTTCAATGAATATTGTTTGGATCCGTCCACGCCTCCTCGGAGTTACGCCGTTAAGAAAAACGGCAACGGTTACGGTGAGGAAGACGATTCTCCTCGCGATTTCAGCCCCGGCCTCTTGGATCTCCATTCGTTTGATACGGAGCTTCTTCCTCAG ATTACGTCCTCGAATTTGTATGATTCCGAGCCTTACATTTTCGGCAAACAACCTGTCAGAGCTCGCGCTTCTGAAAACAATGTCTCCAATAGTGTTGCTGCTGCGGACAATGTGAAATCTAGCAATGTGGCTAAGATTAAAGTTGTG GTTCGCAAGAGACCGCTTAATAAGAAGGAGACAGCTAAGCACGAGGAAGATATCATAGATACAGTTTCGAATTCTTTGACAGTGCATGAGACTAAACTTAAG GTTGACCTAACTCAGTATGTAGAGAAGCACGAATTTGTTTTTGATGCCGTCTTGAATGAAGAGGTTACAAATGATGAG gTGTATCGTGAAACTGTGGAGCCCATAGTTCCAATAATATTCCAACGCACTAAGGCAACTTGCTTTGCATATGGTCAAACAG GAAGTGGAAAAACTTACACAATGAAGCCACTGCCTCTTAAAGCATCAAGGGACATCTTGAGATTGATGCACCATACCTACAGGAATCAGGGATTTCAGTTGTTTGTGAGTTTCTTTGAAATATATGGTGGGAAGCTTTTTGATCTCCTTAATGATCGAAA AAAACTGTGCATGAGAGAGGATGGTAAGCAACAAGTTTGCATTGTTGGTTTGCAAGAGTACCGAGTATCGGATGTAGAGACCATCAAGGAACTGATTGAGCAAGGAAATGCAACAAGAAGTACTGGCACCACAGGTGCAAATGAGGAGTCTTCACGGTCACATGCAATACTTCAGCTTGCTATCAAGAGATCAGTTGATGGAAATGTATCCAAGCCTCCTCGTGTTGTTGGGAAGCTCTCCTTCATAGATCTTGCTGGAAGTGAACGTGGAGCGGATACCACAGATAATGACAAACAGACAAG AATAGAAGGTGCTGAGATCAATAAGAGCTTGCTTGCCTTAAAGGAATGCATAAGAGCTTTAGATAATGACCAAGGACACATCCCATTCAGAGGCAGTAAATTGACTGAAGTTCTGAGGGATTCATTTGTTGGTAATTCCCGCACTGTTATGATATCATGCATATCACCAAGTTCGGGTTCATGCGAACATACTCTGAATACATTAAGATATGCTGACAG GGTAAAAAGCTTATCAAAAGGGAACAATTCTAAGAAGGATGTTCTATCTTCAAATTTTAACCTTAAAGAATCAACTACTATTCCTTTGTCTTCCATTAATACATATACCTACGAGGATCGTGCAGCTGATACATGGCCCGAAGAAAATGATGGGGATGAATTTAGTTCTCCTGAAGATTACTGTGAACCAGTGAAACCATCATGGAAGAAAAATGGAAAGGTAGAGCCATATGGTGCAACAGATGATAAATTTAAGAAACCCAATGGTCAGATCAAATGGAAGGACATCCCAAAAGTTGAACCTAAAACAGTAcattcagatgatgatgatttgacTGCCCTCTTACAG GAAGAAGACGACCTTGTAAATGCTCACCGGAAACAAGTAGAGGAGACCATGAATATTGTTAGAGAG GAAATGAACCTCTTGGTTGAAGCAGATAAACCAGGTAATCAGCTGGATGATTATATAGCAAAACTAAATGCCATTCTGTCTCAGAAGGCTTCTGGCATCATGCAGTTACAAACCCGTTTAGCTCATTTCCAGAAACGTTTAAAGGAGCATAACGTTTTGGCTTCATCTGCTGGTTACTAA